The genomic DNA GGATACAGCGACAGTAAACAGGATAACCCGCTACTCTTTTTCTGTGAGCATCGCTGGCGCGTAACCCCGCACGGCGAGCTGGAGCAGCTGGAATAGCGGCGCTGCGCTTTGATGGATATTGTGTATAATGCGCCGCGTTTTATCACCTGGAGTCCCGACGTTGTCTGACATTGAACAGAACCATGAATACTGGATGCGCCATGCGCTGGTGCTGGCTAAACGCGCCTGGGAAGAAGGCGAGGTGCCGGTTGGCGCGGTGCTGGTGCATAACAATCAGGTGATTGGTGAAGGCTGGAACCGCCCGATCGGCCGTCACGATCCTACCGCGCACGCGGAGATTATGGCGCTGCGGCAGGGGGGGCTGGTATTGCAGAACTACCGTTTGATTGACACGACGCTGTACGTCACGCTGGAGCCCTGCGTGATGTGTGCAGGCGCAATGGTCCACGGCCGAATCGGCAGTCTGGTGTTCGGTGCCCGCGACGCTAAAACCGGCGCGGCTGGGTCGCTGATTGACGTGCTGCATCACCCGGGAATGAATCACCGCGTTGAGATGACGGAAGGGGTGCTGGCCGATGAATGCTCGGCGATGCTAAGCGATTTCTTCCGCCACCGCCGCCAGCAGCAGAAGGCACTGAAGCAGGCGGCGAAAGCGGCAAATCTGCCGGCGGAATAACTTATTTATGCTTCGACATTAAGAATGACAGCGCGTCGCTGTGGTTCGGCGTCGGCATAAAGGAAAACAGGCCGTAGTGATTACGGTTTAGCTCATCCGGCGAGACCGCCGGATAGGCCTCGGCAATCGCCATCTGTTCGGTGGCCTTCTTCTCTTTTTCCTGCAAATAGCCTACTAGGCTTATCTGATATTTACGGATATTCTCGACGTAGGCGTAGGCCTCGTGGCCGCGCGCGTAGCCGTAGGTCAGCTTGCTGTACCAGGGTTTCTGGCTCAGCAACGGCAGGCGTTGTTTGACATCAGCCCAGCTATCCGGATTCCCCTTCTGTTTCGCCGTTAGCGCACGGGCATCGAGCATGTGGGCATAGCCCATGTTGTAGGCCGCCAGCGCAAACCAGATTTTTTCTTCCTGCGGCACGCTGTCCGGCACTTTGGTCATCATATCCTGTAAATAACGCATGCCGCCGCTGATACTCTGTTCCGCGTCGGTACGGTCGCTCAGGCCTAAACTTTGCGCGGTATTTTTCGTCAGCATCATCAGCCCACGCACCCCGGTGGGGGAGGTGGCCTGCGGGTCCCAGTGCGACTCCTGGTAGGAAATGGCCGCCAGCAGCTTCCAGTCGATTTCGCTGGCATGCTTCTCAAACAGCGGCCGCAGGTCTGGCAGCACGTTATCCACCGCGCGCAGGAATGAGCGGGTATCCACATAGTCGAAATCATCGCCGTGGCCGAGATACTTCTCTTCAAGGCGAGCCAGCGCCCCGTCTTCATTCATATTATTGAAGAAGTCGAGCATGGCCGCGGAGAGCGTGTTGTCGTTGTCTTTCAGACTAAACCAGGTGACGGGCTGTTCGTCAGTGACGTCGAGGGCAACCGCCAGCTCTGGATGGACGCGCTGGAACAGACCGATAGCGACAGAATCGGCGATGGTGTAGCTGAGCTTGCCATCGATGACCGCCTGCATCAAATCTACCGAGCCGCGCTTTTCGTCTACGTTCCAGCTGAGCTCAGGAAACGTCTTCTCTTTTAAGCTTTGCAGATCGTTGATGACGACCTGGCCCGGCGCGACGGTAAGCTGCCCGGCGGTGAGGGTACCCAGGCTGCGGGGACGCGGGCTGCCGACGCGATAAACCAACTGCTGCGACACGGAATAGTAGGTGGGGCCGGCCTGGTAGTTCTGCACGCGCTCGCTGTTGTAAACCAGCCCCGCGGCCAGCATATCGGCGTCGCCGTGGTCCAGATCGTCAAAGAGCTGGCTAATGTTCTGGCGAACGGTGATTTTCAGCTTAACGCCAAGGTAGTCGGCGAACTGCTGGGCCAGCTCATAATCGAGGCCGTAGTCTTTGCCGTTGACCGTGGTGTAGGTCAGCGGCGACAGTATGGTACTGACGCGCAGTTCCCCCCGCTCCTGAATGGCGGCGATGCGATTCTCTGGTTTGCCAAACCAGGGGATTGAGGGCCAAAGGGCCGCTGCCAACAACAGCGTTACAACGCCGATCAGCAGATAATTAATCTTTAGTTTTTTCAAATAGTTAATTCGCTTTGATACCAGTTTGTTTCCCTGATAGCGATGCGGGTTGCTATAGAATGAGCGGCATTTTGCTTAAGATTGCGCCAGTTGGCAACTGATTCGCGAGTCGCGTCACACCGAATGTTAAAGATGGACGATGATTTTATTTCCACGCAAACGGTTTCGTCAGGCCGCAGGATTCTCTATAATAGCCGCCGTTCTCCCCCATTGCGCACACTGAAAGCTGAGAAGACGAGAGACTTATGATGGAAATTCTGCGTGGTTCGCCTGCACTGTCTGCATTTCGTATTAACAAACTGCTGACGCGGTTTCAGGCAGCCAACCTCCCGGTAAGCAATATATACGCCGAGTATGTCCATTTTGCCGACCTGGACGCGCCGCTGACCGAAGATGAGCGGGCCCGACTTGAGCGATTGTTGCAGTATGGCCCAAGCCTGAACAGCCATACCCCTACCGGTAAACTGCTGCTCGTCACTCCCCGCCCTGGCACTATCTCTCCCTGGTCTTCCAAAGCTACCGACATCGCACATAACTGCGGCCTGAATCAGGTGCTGCGGCTGGAACGCGGCGTCGCCTACTATGTTGATGCCGCGAGTCTGACCGCTGAGCAACTCGGCGCGGTGGCGGCAGAACTGCACGATCGCATGATGGAGAGCGTATTTGACTCGCTGCAGGATGCCGAAAAACTGTTTGCTCATCACCAGCCTGCACCGGTTGCCAGCGTGGATCTGCTGGGGCAGGGCCGTCAGGCGCTGATTGATGCCAACATTCGTCTTGGCCTGGCGCTGGCGGACGACGAAATTGACTACCTGCAGGATGCGTTCACCAAGTTGGGTCGCAACCCGAACGACATCGAGCTGTACATGTTCGCCCAGGCGAACTCCGAGCACTGTCGTCACAAGATTTTTAACGCCGATTGGATTATCGACGGTAAACAGCAGCCGAAGTCGCTGTTTAAGATGATCAAAAACACCTTTGAAACCACGCCGGATCACGTGCTGTCTGCCTATAAAGACAACGCCGCGGTGATGGAAGGCTCTGAAGTCGGCCGCTACTTTGCCGACCACAAAACCGGACGCTACGATTTCCATCAGGAGCCCGCGCACATCCTGATGAAGGTAGAAACCCATAACCACCCGACGGCTATCTCTCCATGGCCGGGCGCGGCAACCGGCTCCGGCGGGGAAATTCGCGATGAAGGCGCTACCGGCCGCGGCGCGAAGCCAAAAGCGGGGCTGGTGGGGTTCTCCGTTTCTAACCTGCGTATCCCTGGCTTTGAACAGCCGTGGGAGGAAGATTTCGGCAAACCGGACCGTATCGTGACCGCGCTGGATATCATGACCGACGGCCCGCTGGGCGGCGCAGCGTTCAACAACGAATTCGGTCGTCCGGCGCTGACCGGTTACTTCCGTACCTACGAAGAAAAAGTGAACAGCCACAACGGCGAAGAGCTGCGTGGTTATCACAAGCCGATCATGCTGGCGGGCGGGATCGGCAACATCCGCGCCGATCACGTCCAGAAAGGCGAGATCGTGGTAGGTGCGAAGCTGATCGTGCTCGGTGGCCCGGCGATGAATATCGGCCTTGGCGGCGGTGCGGCCTCTTCAATGGCTTCCGGCCAGTCTGACGCCGACCTCGACTTCGCGTCCGTACAGCGCGACAACCCGGAAATGGAACGCCGCTGTCAGGAAGTGATCGACCGCTGCTGGCAGCTGGGCGATGCCAACCCGATTCTGTTTATTCACGACGTGGGCGCAGGCGGCCTGTCTAACGCCATGCCGGAACTGGTGAGCGACGGTGGACGCGGCGGGAAATTCCAGCTGCGCGACATCCTGAGCGATGAGCCGGGCATGAGCCCACTGGAAATCTGGTGTAATGAATCCCAGGAACGCTACGTGCTGGCGGTAGCCGCTGACCAGCTTCCGCTGTTCGATGAGCTGTGTAAGCGTGAACGCGCGCCGTACGCGGTCATCGGTGAAGCCACCGAAGAGAAGCACCTGACGCTCAGCGACAGCCACTTCGACAATCAGCCAATCGACATGCCGCTCGACGTTCTGCTCGGCAAAACGCCGAAGATGACTCGCGATGTGCAGACGCTGAAAGCGAAAGGCGAAGCGCTTGCCCGTGAACACATTACGATTGCCGATGCGGTGAACCGCGTGCTGCACCTGCCAACCGTGGCGGAGAAAACTTTCCTCGTGACCATCGGTGACCGTACCGTCACCGGCATGGTTGCGCGCGACCAGATGGTCGGCCCG from Klebsiella sp. WP3-W18-ESBL-02 includes the following:
- the purL gene encoding phosphoribosylformylglycinamidine synthase, which produces MMEILRGSPALSAFRINKLLTRFQAANLPVSNIYAEYVHFADLDAPLTEDERARLERLLQYGPSLNSHTPTGKLLLVTPRPGTISPWSSKATDIAHNCGLNQVLRLERGVAYYVDAASLTAEQLGAVAAELHDRMMESVFDSLQDAEKLFAHHQPAPVASVDLLGQGRQALIDANIRLGLALADDEIDYLQDAFTKLGRNPNDIELYMFAQANSEHCRHKIFNADWIIDGKQQPKSLFKMIKNTFETTPDHVLSAYKDNAAVMEGSEVGRYFADHKTGRYDFHQEPAHILMKVETHNHPTAISPWPGAATGSGGEIRDEGATGRGAKPKAGLVGFSVSNLRIPGFEQPWEEDFGKPDRIVTALDIMTDGPLGGAAFNNEFGRPALTGYFRTYEEKVNSHNGEELRGYHKPIMLAGGIGNIRADHVQKGEIVVGAKLIVLGGPAMNIGLGGGAASSMASGQSDADLDFASVQRDNPEMERRCQEVIDRCWQLGDANPILFIHDVGAGGLSNAMPELVSDGGRGGKFQLRDILSDEPGMSPLEIWCNESQERYVLAVAADQLPLFDELCKRERAPYAVIGEATEEKHLTLSDSHFDNQPIDMPLDVLLGKTPKMTRDVQTLKAKGEALAREHITIADAVNRVLHLPTVAEKTFLVTIGDRTVTGMVARDQMVGPWQIPVANCAVTTASLDSYYGEAMSIGERAPVALLDFAASARLAVGEALTNIAATQIGNIKHIKLSANWMSAAGHPGEDAGLYEAVKAIGEEMCPQLGLTIPVGKDSMSMKTRWQEGNEQREMTSPLSLVISAFARVEDVRHTITPQLVTEDNALLLIDLGKGHNALGATALAQVYRQLGDKPADVRDVAQLKGFYEAIQALVAQRKLLAYHDRSDGGLLVTLAEMAFAGHCGVEADVATLGDDRLAALFNEELGAVIQVRAADREAVEAILAANGLADCVHFLGKAVEGDRFTLTANGQPVFSESRTTLRMWWAETTWQMQRLRDNPECADQEHDAKANDNDPGLNVKLTFDIATDVAAPYIATGARPKVAVLREQGVNSHVEMAAAFHRAGFDAIDVHMSDLLAGRTGLADFQALVACGGFSYGDVLGAGEGWAKSILFNNRVRDEFATFFHRPQTLALGVCNGCQMMSNLRELIPGSDLWPRFVRNHSDRFEARFSLVEVASSPSLLLAGMEGSRMPIAVSHGEGHVEVRDGAHLAQLESKGLVALRFVDNFGKVTEAYPANPNGSPNGITSVTNESGRVTIMMPHPERVFRTVANSWHPENWGEDSPWMRIFRNARKQLG
- the mltF gene encoding membrane-bound lytic murein transglycosylase MltF; the encoded protein is MKKLKINYLLIGVVTLLLAAALWPSIPWFGKPENRIAAIQERGELRVSTILSPLTYTTVNGKDYGLDYELAQQFADYLGVKLKITVRQNISQLFDDLDHGDADMLAAGLVYNSERVQNYQAGPTYYSVSQQLVYRVGSPRPRSLGTLTAGQLTVAPGQVVINDLQSLKEKTFPELSWNVDEKRGSVDLMQAVIDGKLSYTIADSVAIGLFQRVHPELAVALDVTDEQPVTWFSLKDNDNTLSAAMLDFFNNMNEDGALARLEEKYLGHGDDFDYVDTRSFLRAVDNVLPDLRPLFEKHASEIDWKLLAAISYQESHWDPQATSPTGVRGLMMLTKNTAQSLGLSDRTDAEQSISGGMRYLQDMMTKVPDSVPQEEKIWFALAAYNMGYAHMLDARALTAKQKGNPDSWADVKQRLPLLSQKPWYSKLTYGYARGHEAYAYVENIRKYQISLVGYLQEKEKKATEQMAIAEAYPAVSPDELNRNHYGLFSFMPTPNHSDALSFLMSKHK
- the tadA gene encoding tRNA adenosine(34) deaminase TadA; this translates as MRRVLSPGVPTLSDIEQNHEYWMRHALVLAKRAWEEGEVPVGAVLVHNNQVIGEGWNRPIGRHDPTAHAEIMALRQGGLVLQNYRLIDTTLYVTLEPCVMCAGAMVHGRIGSLVFGARDAKTGAAGSLIDVLHHPGMNHRVEMTEGVLADECSAMLSDFFRHRRQQQKALKQAAKAANLPAE